The DNA window AAGCCGATGAGATGGCAGGGGTTCTCGGCGTAGTGGACGCCGGCGACCAGGGCCAGCAGCGTGAGCCCGGCGAAGAGGATGATGGCGATGGTGCCCATCAGGGTCAGCGTCATCTGCGCGTTGCGGATCTTGGGCTTCCGGAAGGCCGGGACGCCGTTGCTGACCGCCTCCACACCGGTGAGGGCGGAGCATCCGCTCGAGAAGGCTCTCAGGATCAGCAGGATGATCGCGGCCTGACTGAGACTCTCGGCCTGCACGGTGTAGCCCGCGCTGGCGGCGACGGGCGCGTCGCCGAGCAGCATGCGCGCGATGCCCACGACGATCATCAGGAGCACGGATCCGATGAACACGTAGGTGGGGATCGCGAACACGAGCGAGGCCTCGCGGACGCCGCGGAGGTTCACCACGATGATCACGATCACAAACAGCACGGCGAGCTCGACGCGGAAGGAGTTGAGGAACGGCAGCGCGGAGATGATGTTGTCGACGCCGGAGGCCACCGACACCGCGACCGTCAGCACGTAGTCGACCAGGAGAGCGGATGCCACGACCACGCCCGGCACTTCGCCCAGGTTCTTCGACGCGACCTCGTAGTCGCCGCCGCCCGAGGGGTAGGCCTTGATCAGCTGGCGGTAGCTGATGACGACCACGATGAGGAGCACCACGACGGCCGCCGCGACCCACGGGCTGAAGGCCAGGAAGCTCAGCCCGCCGATCAGCAGGATCATCAGCAGCTCCTGCGGCGCGTAGGCCACGGAGGAGAGTGCGTCGGAGGCGAAGATGGGCAACGCCATCTTCTTCGGGAGGAGCTGCTCGTCGAGTTTCTCGCTCGTGAGGGGCTCTCCGATGAGGATCCGCTTCGCTATCGGCGTCTCCATGGCCGCGTCGCGGCTCTCGTTGGTCACGGCGGGACATTACGCCCCTGCGCGCGCTAATGGCAATCCGACGGGCGGCTCGTCACCCATTCGTCACTTGCATGGCGTCCAGGAGTAAGGTTCGGCGGATTCCGCGCTCGAAGCGGGGTGCGCGGGGGCGCGGCGGGGCGTCCGTAGACTCGGCCCATGAGGGATCAGGTCGCGCTCGGTGCACTCGCCATCGTCGCCGGAGTCCTGGTCGGCATCGTGCTGTTCGTGCCCTTCGTCGCCGTGTCGTACCGGCGCCGCGGCGGGCTGACGTTCGGACGATTCGCCCTCTGGTTCTCGCTGCTCGTGTACGTCCTCGCGATCTGGACCTACACGCTGCTGCCGCTGCCTTCGCCGGAGTCCATCCGCTGCGCGGGGGTGAACCTCGATCCGCTCGACTTCGTCGGCGACATTCGGGGTGCGATCTCGCGCGGCAGCCCCCTGACCGACCCCGCGGTCCTGCAGCTCGTGCTCAACGTCATGCTCTTCCTGCCGCTCGGCTTCTTCGTGCGCGGGCTCTTCCGCCGCGGCATCCTGGTCGCCCTCCTGTCCGGCTTCGGGCTCTCCCTGTTCATCGAGTGCACGCAGCTGACCGGAGTCTGGGGGCTCTACCCCTGCGCCTACCGTGTGTTCGACGTCGTCGACCTGATGACGAACACCCTGGGCGCGGTGCTGGGCGTCACGCTCGCCCTCCTGCTTCCGCGCGCGATGCGCGTGCGCGACGGCGAGCGGATCGACGCCGATCGGCCCCGACCGGTGACGTCGCTCCGGCGATTGATCGGGATGCTGTGCGACCTGCTCGTCGTGGGGCTCGGCAGCACCGCGATCCTGCTCCCGTGGCAGATCGTCGATGTGCTGCTGCGGGGAAGCGACGCCGCGGCCGACGACGACGCGATCGCGCAGCTCGTCGCGAACCTCGTGCTGATCGTGGTCACCCTGACCTGGACCCTCGTCACCGGACGCACCCCCGGCAACGCTGCGGTGCAGCTGCGATACACCGGATCGCGACTCCCCTCCGCCCTCGCGCGCATCGTGCGCTACGTCGGCGGCATCGGCGGGTTCCAGCTGCTGAACCTGCTGCCCGGCGAGTACGGCAGCTGGCTCGTGCCGCTCTTCGTGCTGGTGTCGTTCATCCTCGTCTTCCCGACGCGCACCCACCGCGGACTGCCCGGCCTCGTCTCGGGTCAGCGGCTCGTGGACGCGCGCGCCGCCGACGAGCGGGAGCCCGTCGCGGCCGACTCGTGATCTCCCCACCTCTTCGTCGGAGAACGCCCCTGTGCGCGCCCCTGCCCAGGAGTACGGTGTGACCATGGCGGCCCGTGTGACGCCCATCGCCCAGGAGCTGTTCGACGGATTCGCGAACAGCTCGGCCGTCCACGTGTTCACGGAGCTTCTCGGGCTCATCTTCGACGGCACGCTGCCGCCCGGCTCGGCGGTGAGCGAGAACGACGTCGCCCGCCGCGCGGGGGTCTCGCGCACGCCGGCGCGCGAGGCGGTGCAGCGCCTGCGCGAACTCGGGATCGTCGAGACATCGGTGGGTCGGTCGTCGCGGGTGGCGGTGATCACCGAGACGCGGCTGCGACAGACGCTCGTCGTGTGGGACGCCCTGTTCGCGGCGGTCCTCGAGGAGGTCGTCCCGGTGATCGACGACGAGGACCTCGCCGCGATGGAGGAGGCGACGCGGGTGTTCCGGATCGCCGCCGACCAGGGCAAGGTCTCCGAGGCCGCCCAGGCGAACTTCGACCTCTACGCAGTCGTGGTCGGGCGCTCCGGCAATCCGCCGCTCATCCGCACGATCGCCTCGATCGTCTACCTCGTCCGCCTCGGGGGCCAGTCGCTGCCGCGATGGATCGACGCGGACGTGCTCGAGGCGGCGCAGCACGACCTCATCGCCGCCCTCCGGCGACATGATCTGGCGGCGTCACGGGCCGCGGTCCGCTCCGCCGCGGGGTTCCAGCTGCCTCCCGACGACTGAGACGGCCGCGCGCGGCGCAACACTCTCATCGCGTCGGCTGGAGTTCTGCTGAACGAATCCACAGGACTGGCCGCAGGTGTCACCGCGGGGCGGCAGGTGGCTGCATACTTGTGTACAGGCAGACGGGAGAGCGGCCGGATCGAAGGATCACCGACCTGTGGGGGGTCGGGAGCTGCTCGGGGGACCGGCTGAAGAACTCCGTCCTCACCGGCGTCGTCTCTGGGGGATGACGCCGGTGGGAGCACGGAGGACGGGTGACCGGGGGTCGTCTGAAGATCGGCGGCGATCCGGGGAGATGGCCGTTCGGGATGATCGGGGAATGCGGCGGGTCTGGGGAGACCGTCCGCTCAGCGGCCACGCCGGTGCGCGTCCGGGGGGACGTCACCGGCGGGCCGGCCTCCGTGACAGCGGGCTGGGGAACCGCCGTCCGGAGCGGCTGATCAGGCCGAAGCGTCCGCCAGGAACTCGCGGGCGGCGACGACGAGGTTCTCGACGCCTCGGTTCAGCGTCGGCTGCAGCACGGGGGCGAAGAACGGCGAGTGGTTCGTCGGGATGTCCCGCTCGATGGTGCCGGCGGCCGCGGCATCCGCGTACTTCTGGGGGTCGACGCCGCCCCAGAACCAGTACACGAGGGGAGCGCCGGATTCGCGCGCGAACCATGAGACGTCTTCGCTGCCCGTGAACATGCCGGGGTCGACGACCGCGCCCTCGCCGAACTCACGGCGGAAGGCCGCGGTGATGCGGGCCGTCGCGTCGACGTCGTTGATCGTCGGCGGCAGGGTGTGGTCGGTCACGATCGTGGGCTGTTTGACGGCGCCGGATGCCGCGGCTTCCGCCCGCACGACCCGTTCGACCTTCTCGAGCACGCGCTCGCGGGCTGTCTCGTCGGGATAGCGGAGGCTGAGTTCGAGCTTGGCCTCGGCCGGGATGATGTTGTTCTTGAGTCCGGCGTGGATCGAGCCGACCGTGACGACGGCCACGTCGCGCGGGTCGATCTCGCGCGAGACGACCGTCTGGAGGCGCATGATCGTGGCGGCGGCCATGACGATGGGGTCGATCGTCGAGTGCGGGCGCGAGCCGTGTCCGCCGCGGCCGAAGAGCGTGACGGTGAGGCCGTCGGATGCGGCCATCTGCGTGCCCGGGCGGACGCCCACGGTGCCGGAGGGCAGCGGCGTCACGTGCTGGCCGAGGACGACGTCGGGCGTGGGGAACCGGTCGAGCACGCCGTCGGCGATCATCGCCTGCGCGCCGGCGCCGTACTCCTCGGCGGGCTGGAACACGGTGACGATCGTGCCGGTCCACTCGTCCTTCGTCGCGACGAGGCGCTCGAGGGCGCCCAGCATCGCGGTGACGTGCATGTCGTGGCCGCACGCGTGCATGACGGGGACCTCGTTGCCCGCGGGATCCGTGCCGCGCGCGGTGCTCGCATAGTCGAGTCCTGTCTGCTCGGGCACCGGGAGGGCGTCCATGTCGGCGCGCAGCCAGACGACGGGCCCGGTGCCGTTGCGGATGACGGCGGCGATGCCGGTGCGACCCACGCCCTCTTCGAACTCGATGCCGAGCTCACCCAGCCGCTGGGCGATCACGCCCGCCGTGCGCGTCTCCTGGAACGAGAGTTCGGGGTGTCGGTGCAGGTCGACGTAGATCGCTTCGAGGTCCAGAGCCATGCGGTCGAGCCTACTCAGGGTCTCAATGGCGCCGACCGTCCTCTGTACGCGGTCGTGCGCGCTCTGCTCAGCCGAGGGCGATCTGGTAGTGGATCATGCCGCTGCGGCGCGCGACGCGGTCGTAGAGGGCGCGGGCGGCCGCGTTGTCCTCGGCGGTGAGCCAATAGACCTTGGCCGATCCGTGCTCCTCCGCCCACACCCGCACGTGCTCGATGAGCGCCGCGCCCGTACCGCCGCCGCGAGCGTCCGGCGAGACGAAGAGGTCCTCGAGGTAGCAGTAGTCCGTTCTGGTCCACGTGGCGGCGTGGGTGAGCCAGTGCACGATGCCGATCGCGCGGCCATCGTCGTCGCGGGCGATCGCTCCGTGCAGCTCACCGTTCTCGTCGACGATCCGCGCCAAGGTGGACTCCGTCGTCCCGTCGTCGATCGTGCTCTCGTAGAAGTCGAGATACCCCTTCCAGAGCGGCAGCCACTCGTCGCGGTCTGAGGCTTCGATGGACGAGATGCGGACCATCCGCCGAGC is part of the Microbacterium lemovicicum genome and encodes:
- a CDS encoding VanZ family protein, producing MRDQVALGALAIVAGVLVGIVLFVPFVAVSYRRRGGLTFGRFALWFSLLVYVLAIWTYTLLPLPSPESIRCAGVNLDPLDFVGDIRGAISRGSPLTDPAVLQLVLNVMLFLPLGFFVRGLFRRGILVALLSGFGLSLFIECTQLTGVWGLYPCAYRVFDVVDLMTNTLGAVLGVTLALLLPRAMRVRDGERIDADRPRPVTSLRRLIGMLCDLLVVGLGSTAILLPWQIVDVLLRGSDAAADDDAIAQLVANLVLIVVTLTWTLVTGRTPGNAAVQLRYTGSRLPSALARIVRYVGGIGGFQLLNLLPGEYGSWLVPLFVLVSFILVFPTRTHRGLPGLVSGQRLVDARAADEREPVAADS
- a CDS encoding GntR family transcriptional regulator; the protein is MRAPAQEYGVTMAARVTPIAQELFDGFANSSAVHVFTELLGLIFDGTLPPGSAVSENDVARRAGVSRTPAREAVQRLRELGIVETSVGRSSRVAVITETRLRQTLVVWDALFAAVLEEVVPVIDDEDLAAMEEATRVFRIAADQGKVSEAAQANFDLYAVVVGRSGNPPLIRTIASIVYLVRLGGQSLPRWIDADVLEAAQHDLIAALRRHDLAASRAAVRSAAGFQLPPDD
- a CDS encoding amidohydrolase; this encodes MALDLEAIYVDLHRHPELSFQETRTAGVIAQRLGELGIEFEEGVGRTGIAAVIRNGTGPVVWLRADMDALPVPEQTGLDYASTARGTDPAGNEVPVMHACGHDMHVTAMLGALERLVATKDEWTGTIVTVFQPAEEYGAGAQAMIADGVLDRFPTPDVVLGQHVTPLPSGTVGVRPGTQMAASDGLTVTLFGRGGHGSRPHSTIDPIVMAAATIMRLQTVVSREIDPRDVAVVTVGSIHAGLKNNIIPAEAKLELSLRYPDETARERVLEKVERVVRAEAAASGAVKQPTIVTDHTLPPTINDVDATARITAAFRREFGEGAVVDPGMFTGSEDVSWFARESGAPLVYWFWGGVDPQKYADAAAAGTIERDIPTNHSPFFAPVLQPTLNRGVENLVVAAREFLADASA
- a CDS encoding GNAT family N-acetyltransferase → MVRISSIEASDRDEWLPLWKGYLDFYESTIDDGTTESTLARIVDENGELHGAIARDDDGRAIGIVHWLTHAATWTRTDYCYLEDLFVSPDARGGGTGAALIEHVRVWAEEHGSAKVYWLTAEDNAAARALYDRVARRSGMIHYQIALG